Proteins found in one Capra hircus breed San Clemente chromosome 20, ASM170441v1, whole genome shotgun sequence genomic segment:
- the GDNF-AS1 gene encoding LOW QUALITY PROTEIN: GDNF antisense RNA 1 (head to head) (The sequence of the model RefSeq protein was modified relative to this genomic sequence to represent the inferred CDS: inserted 1 base in 1 codon; deleted 2 bases in 1 codon), with product MCCLRHWDWPGFVRLWLLFFVLWDAAIALAFPVVMPVGMDSFPPFWNEXLFQGQLSIVKGPYILRETQKHVFLQG from the exons ATGTGTTGCCTCAGGCACTGGGATTGGCCTGGCTTT GTCCGGCTTTGGTTGCTGTTCTTTGTGCTCTGGGATGCAGCAATTGCCTTGGCTTTTCCTGTTGTTATGCCTGTAGGTATGGACTCGTTTCCACCTTTCTGGAATG AATTATTTCAAGGGCAACTTTCGATTGTAAAAGGTCCATACATTCTGAGGGAAACACAGAAGCATGTTTTCTTACAGGGCTGA